The Myotis daubentonii chromosome 21, mMyoDau2.1, whole genome shotgun sequence genome window below encodes:
- the LOC132223006 gene encoding small ribosomal subunit protein uS3-like: MESGAEGCEVVVSGELRGQRAASVKVVDGLMIRSGDPVNCYVDAAVRHGLPRRGGLGIKVQITLPWDLGGKRGPKKPPPDRVSIVGPKDEIPPSTPISGGKPGPPARPQPVPTASQGPLSSWSWSLDVAL, translated from the coding sequence ATGGAGAGTGGGGCCGAGGGCTGCGAGGTTGTGGTGTCTGGGGAACTCCGAGGACAGAGGGCTGCATCCGTGAAGGTTGTCGATGGTCTGATGATCCGCAGCGGGGACCCTGTTAACTGCTACGTGGACGCTGCAGTGCGCCATGGGCTGCCCAGGCGAGGTGGGCTGGGCATCAAAGTGCAGATCACGCTTCCTTGGGACCTGGGTGGTAAGAGAGGCCCTAAGAAGCCCCCACCTGACCGTGTGAGCATTGTGGGACCCAAAGATGAGATACCGCCCAGCACCCCCATCTCGGGTGGGAAGCCAGGGCCGCCTGCCAGGCCCCAGCCCGTACCCACAGCATCACAGGGTCCCCTcagcagctggagctggagtCTGGATGTTgctctataa